In Oryza sativa Japonica Group chromosome 3, ASM3414082v1, one DNA window encodes the following:
- the LOC4332509 gene encoding probable protein phosphatase 2C 32 — MSCTVAIPSSPVFSPSRRPLSCKAASASASPESVSVAASSPAQAAPPAGSPLRPFALRAHLREEATPSPQPSAAAAAAVSAPAGSVLKRRRPAPLVVPVCGGAAAAAAAAAVAAVESDPRNEVEEDGEEFAVYCRRGKGRRRVEMEDRHVAKVALGGDPKVAFFGVFDGHGGKSAAEFVAENMPKFMAEEMCKVDGGDSGETEQAVKRCYLKTDEEFLKREESGGACCVTALLQKGGLVVSNAGDCRAVLSRAGKAEALTSDHRASREDERERIENLGGFVVNYRGTWRVQGSLAVSRGIGDAHLKQWVVSDPDTTTLGVDSQCEFLILASDGLWDKVENQEAVDIARPLYISNDKASRMTACRRLVETAVTRGSTDDISIVIIQLQQFSR, encoded by the exons ATGTCCTGCACGGTCGCCATCCCGAGCTCGCCGGTGttctcgccgtcgcgccgcccgctctCCTGCAAGGCCGCGTCcgcgtccgcctcgccggagtccgTATccgtcgccgcgtcctcgccggcgcagGCCGCGCCCCCCGCCGGGTCGCCGCTCCGCCCCTTCGCGCTGCGCGCCCACCTGCGCGAGGAGGCCACGCCGTCGCCCCagccgtcggccgccgcggctgcggcggtCTCCGCCCCTGCGGGGTCCGTGCTTAAGAGGCGGCGCCCGGCCCCTCTCGTGGTTCCGGTgtgcggcggggcggccgctgccgccgccgccgcggcggtggccgcggtgGAATCGGATCCGAGGaacgaggtggaggaggacggcgaggagttCGCGGTGTACTGccggaggggaaaggggaggagaagggtgGAGATGGAGGACCGGCATGTGGCCAAGGTCGCCCTCGGCGGAGACCCCAAAGTG GCCTTTTTTGGTGTATTCGATGGCCACGGCGGGAAGAGCGCGGCGGAGTTCGTCGCCGAGAACATGCCCAAGTTCATGGCCGAGGAGATGTGCaaggtggacggcggcgacagTGGCGAGACTGAACAGGCAGTGAAGCGGTGCTACCTGAAGACGGACGAGGAATTCCTCAAGAGGGAGGAGAGCGGGGGCGCCTGCTGCGTCACCGCTTTGCTGCAGAAAGGTGGCCTCGTTGTGTCTAATGCCGGAGATTGCCGTGCCGTGCTCAGCCGCGCCGGGAAGGCAGAGGCGCTCACCTCTGATCACCGGGCCTCGCGCGAGGATGAGAGGGAAAGAATTGAGAATCTG GGTGGATTCGTGGTGAATTACCGAGGAACATGGCGAGTTCAGGGATCCTTAGCAGTGTCAAGAGGCATCGGTGATGCACACCTCAAGCAGTGGGTGGTGTCTGATCCAGACACCACAACTCTGGGTGTTGATTCGCAGTGCGAATTCTTGATTCTTGCCTCTGATGGTTTGTGGGACAAGGTGGAGAACCAGGAGGCAGTTGACATTGCCAGGCCGCTTTACATCAGCAACGACAAAGCTTCTCGCATGACTGCTTGCAGGAGGCTCGTCGAAACTGCGGTTACTAGGGGCTCGACTGACGATATCAGCATTGTGATCATACAGCTGCAGCAATTCTCAAGATAA